In one window of Helianthus annuus cultivar XRQ/B chromosome 17, HanXRQr2.0-SUNRISE, whole genome shotgun sequence DNA:
- the LOC110925059 gene encoding uncharacterized protein LOC110925059, giving the protein MSIEDEEKTAFITDEGTFCYTKMPFGLKNVGATYQIFMNTLFMEQRGRNLEVYVDDIVIKSMIEMAMIDDIAETLRTMQDVNMKLNPGKCSFGVEEGRFLGVVVTKGGIKANPEKTQAVAEMRSPRSLKDIQQLNVRLIALNRFLSKVADRTLPFMKVLKDCLQTDRFKWTPEAEAAFQEMKTYICKLPTLATSVPGELLLLYLSASKTTISAVMMVEREGKQIPIYFISRTLKGLEERYLPLEKLALALVFASQRLRRYFQGHKITLMTDQPLQKVLRRPELAGRLAKWTAELGEHSLEFKPRTTMKGQILADFLAEVPEDEERELLKWEALEREEREKEDEAVWKLLTDGASSEEGSGAGITLISPEGIELTYAIRLDFENTNNTAEYEALLVGMRLAQKMKARHVETSTGSQLVFKQYQGEYEAKDNTMAQYVAKVKETAKAFKTFKLEYIPRGRNRKSDVLSKLASVAFDHLAREVKVEVLTSPSLSTKEVTAIENVQETWMTPIIKFLRDGTLPEGDWAARKVRVRALQYELVDEELYRRSYLGPSLKCVDMKEAEYVIREMHEGICGMHSGPRTIVTRAMNAGFYWPRMYETASEEIKRCDNCQVHAPMTHRHKHPMIPVSTSWPFQKWDIDIIRPFPEGPGGVKYGVPKELVSDNGVQFAGRPFKPWCEQMHIQQVFTSVTHAQSNGLVERANQSVIKGIKGRLGKKQKGWLEELPFVLWAYRTTPKSCNGETPFSLTYGTEAVIPAEIGSPTARMRLREEENEQDLRMNFHLLEERREIAAIREAKYKRHLESYYNARMKKLNLVPGDLVLRANEASLQESTGKLGPNWEGPYRVIWANGKGSCKLETLEGKEVPRTWNLMQLRKYHM; this is encoded by the exons ATGTCAATAGAGGACGAAGAAAAAACCGCCTTCATTACAGACGAAGGGACATTTTgctataccaaaatgcccttcggtCTTAAAAACGTTGGGGCCACGTATCAGATATTCATGAACACCCTTTTCATGGAGCAACGGGGAAGGAACCTggaggtatatgttgatgacatcgtTATCAAAAGCATGATAGAAATGGCCATGATAGACGACATAGCAGAGACCCTCCGCACCATGCAAGATGTGAATATGAAGTTAAACCCCGGAAAGTGCTCTTTTGGGGTGGAAGAAGGGAGATTCTTGGGAGTGGTGGTCACTAAAGGAGGAATCAAAGCTAACCCGGAGAAAACTCAAGCTGTGGCTGAAATGCGATCCCCCAGGTCCCTGAAAGATATTCAACAACTGAACGTGAGGTTAATTGCACTAAACCGTTTCTTATCAAAGGTAGCCGACAGGACCCTCCCCTTCATGAAAGTGTTGAAGGACTGCCTCCAAACGGATAGGTTCAAGTGGACTCCAGAAGCGGAGGCTGCCTTCCAAGAAATGAAAACTTACATCTGCAAGCTCCCAACATTGGCCACCTCAGTACCCGGGGAACTCCTGCTCCTATATTTATCCGCCTCGAAAACGACTATAAGTGCGGTCATGATGGTAGAACGGGAAGGGAAGCAGATCCCCATATATTTCATCAGCAGAACACTTAAAGGCCTCGAGGAACGCTATCTGCCCCTGGAGAAGCTAGCATTAGCCCTTGTTTTCGCATCTCAGAGACTCAGGAGGTACTTCCAAGGGCACAAGATTACCCTGATGACTGATCAACCTCTCCAAAAGGTACTCAGGAGGCCGGAGCTGGCAGGACGATTGGCTAAATGGACTGCGGAACTGGGGGAACACTCTTTAGAGTTTAAGCCCAGGACAACCATGAAGGGGCAGATACTGGCCGACTTTTTAGCAGAAGTCCCTGAGGATGAAGAGAGGGAACTTTTAAAATGGGAAGCCTTGgagagagaagaaagagaaaAGGAGGACGAGGCTGTGTGGAAGTTACTCACCGACGGGGCCTCTAGTGAAGAAGGGAGCGGAGCAGGCATCACATTGATAAGCCCCGAAGGGATTGAGCTGACCTACGCCATAAGACTGGACTTCGAGAACACCAACAACACTGCAGAATATGAGGCCCTTTTAGTAGGAATGAGGCTGGCACAAAAAATGAAAGCAAGGCATGTGGAAACTAGCACCGGATCACAACTGGTGTTTAAACAGTATCAAGGAGAGTATGAAGCCAAAGACAACACCATGGCTCAGTACGTGGCGAAAGTAAAGGAAACAGCTAAGGCATTCAAAACTTTCAAATTAGAATACATCCCCCGAGGAAGAAACAGAAAATCTGATGTCCTCAGTAAGCTGGCCTCGGTGGCATTCGACCACCTAGCAAGGGAAGTCAAAGTGGAAGTCCTGACCTCCCCTTCCCTCAGCACGAAGGAGGTAACCGCGATTGAGAATGTGCAGGAAACATGGATGACACCGATCATAAAGTTCCTCAGAGACGGAACATTGCCCGAGGGAGACTGGGCAGCTAGGAAAGTAAGGGTAAGGGCCCTCCAATATGAGCTGGTTGATGAGGAACTATACCGGAGGTCATACCTAGGCCCATCCCTGAAGTGTGTTGACATGAAGGAAGCTGAGTATGTGATTAGGGAAATGCATGAAGGGATTTGTGGAATGCATTCGGGGCCAAGGACGATAGTAACAAGGGCAATGAATGCGGGGTTCTATTGGCCGCGAATGTATGAAACCGCATCCGAGGAGATCAAGAGGTGTGATAATTGCCAGGTACATGCACCAATGACCCACCGACACAAACACCCCATGATACCAGTCTCAACGTCCTGGCCCTTCCAAAAGTGGGATATCGACATAATCAGGCCATTCCCGGAAGGTCCAGGAGGGGTCAA ATACGGGGTCCCAAAGGAACTGGTGAGTGATAATGGCGTCCAATTTGCTGGAAGACCTTTTAAGCCATGGTGCGAGCAAATGCACATTCAACAAGTATTTACCTCTGTCACCCATGCCCAAAGTAATGGATTGGTAGAAAGAGCTAACCAAAGTGTCATCAAGGGAATAAAGGGAAGACTCGGGAAAAAACAAAAAGGGTGGCTGGAGGAACTACCATTCGTGTTATGGGCATATAGGACCACTCCTAAAAGTTGCAATGGGGAGACTCCTTTCAGCCTAACCTACGGGACAGAAGCTGTCATCCCAGCTGAGATAGGATCCCCAACTGCCCGAATGAGGCTCCGGGAGGAGGAGAATGAGCAAGACCTCAGGATGAACTTCCATCTCTTGGAAGAAAGAAGAGAAATAGCAGCAATCAGGGAGGCTAAATACAAGAGGCATCTGGAAAGTTATTACAACGCCAGGATGAAAAAGCTCAACCTCGTCCCAGGGGATCTAGTCCTAAGAGCAAATGAAGCCAGCCTACAGGAGAGCACCGGAAAGCTAGGCCCCAACTGGGAGGGGCCTTACCGAGTCATATGGGCAAACGGCAAAGGGAGCTGCAAATTGGAAACACTCGAAGGCAAGGAGGTCCCCAGGACATGGAACCTCATGCAGCTTAGGAAATATCACATGTAA
- the LOC110925058 gene encoding serine carboxypeptidase-like 17, translating to MVIKRNGDGKEKEPESLDRRFEGVGDKKSVRQALHIREGTVDKFQFRNLTISASTGKPDTIYYSHDIISSLAYYKQLATKNCHALIINGDHDMTFPYVGTKQWINSLNLRVKSPWKPWFIRTQVAGYEKTYSKAKYSLKYVTIKGAGHSVALYKAEELMVTVETWLASHTNSSKS from the exons ATGGTGATCAAGAGGAATGGTGACGGAAAAGAGAAGGAACCGGAAAGTTTAGATAGGAGATTTGAAGGGGTAGGAG ACAAGAAATCCGTCCGACAAGCTCTCCACATTCGTGAG GGGACAGTGGACAAGTTTCAATTCCGCAACTTGACTATTAGTGCCTCCACTGGGAAACCAGACACCATATATTACTCCCATGATATCATCAGTAGCTTGGCCTATTATAAACAACTTGCTACCAAAAACTGCCATGCCTTGATCATCAA TGGTGATCATGACATGACATTTCCATATGTGGGCACAAAGCAGTGGATAAATAGTCTCAATCTTAGAGTCAAGAGCCCATGGAAACCATGGTTCATTCGAACTCAAGTTGCCGG ATATGAGAAGACATACTCAAAGGCTAAATACTCTTTGAAATATGTGACCATTAAG GGTGCGGGTCATTCAGTGGCACTTTACAAGGCAGAAGAACTAATGGTCACTGTGGAGACATGGCTTGCTTCTCATACTAATTCTTCAAAATCTTAA
- the LOC118488918 gene encoding uncharacterized protein LOC118488918 has product MVDTDSSTSSYNDTLDFFEKAYNELEGSSRPKKKIVDRDRIHANEVLMKDYFVENPVYNAETFRDRFSLPKHLFLKILGDIEASEEWFQERYEGRGKRSFTPIQKCTSVVRQLTTDYPPDQFDEYLAMLDRTSCECLQFFCSVIIKLYAREFLRKPTRHDIPRIYVVYEAR; this is encoded by the coding sequence ATGGTGGACACCGATAGCTCTACGTCTTCCTACAATGACACGCTTGATTTTTTCGAGAAGGCGTATAACGAACTTGAAGGTTCGAGCCGCCCAAAGAAGAAAATTGTGGATCGTGATCGTATACATGCCAACGAAGTGTTAATGAAGGATTATTTTGTGGAGAATCCGGTCTACAATGctgaaacgtttagagatcgaTTTAGTTTACCAAAacatttatttttaaagattttaggagacatcgaagcaagcgaAGAATGGTTTCAAGAACGTTACGAAGGGAGGGGCAAACGaagtttcacgccgatacaaaaatgcacatCCGTCGTTCGCCAACTAACGACAGATTACCCACCCGATCAATTTGATGAATACTTAGCTATGTTGGACAGAACTTCATGTGAATGTTTGCAATTCTTTTGTAGCGTGATCATTAAATTGTATGCTAGAGAGTTTCTACGTAAACCAACGAGACACGACATCCCACGTATTTACGTCGTGTATGAGGCTAGATGA
- the LOC118488919 gene encoding protein FAR1-RELATED SEQUENCE 5-like, giving the protein MSSSDSADNISKWEERVCINSGRKFFKSKVSGSITPAVGMLFKSFDEAFAFYQRYALAAGFSARKNTSWKNVGGLVKIRYIVCSKEGFHVSKEIDSGSVENSKKIVRRNRGSKRVGCNAHVKLILENNNMFKIYYFEEEHNHIFVEDEDIHFLPAARSIDYHSILKTMYGGFGEVGASKVDCKNYRRDLNLYIGEYDAEMVVRRLIRKKECCPGFTCDYVIGEDRRLKGLFWADEQSKKNYTVFGDIFGFDATYKSNKYDLVFVPFTGIDNHFRNVTFGGALLGSETADSYRWLLRCFVNAFGSEPNVVVTDQVAAMKRAIKDVLPRSRHRLCMWHIWEKLKTKVGPVLSANTDFNTRMTHVVWNDTIIPEDFETEWHSIMSTFGLENHEWLIDMYDLRFDWIPAYYHGEDLAGLMRTTSRCESENYFFGQICNPRCTLV; this is encoded by the exons ATGTCTTCGTCAGACTCTGCTG ATAACATTTCCAAGTGGGAGGAACGTGTATGCATAAACAGTGGAAGAAAGTTTTTCAAATCTAAAGTCAGTGGATCTATTACACCTGCTGTTGGAATGCTTTTTAAGTCATTTGATGAGGCATTTGCATTTTATCAGAGATATGCACTTGCTGCAGGTTTTTCTGCAAGAAAAAATACCTCTTGGAAAAATGTTGGTGGTTTAGtaaaaataagatatattgtCTGTTCAAAAGAAGGATTTCATGTTAGCAAAGAAAtagattctggttcagttgagaaTAGTAAAAAGATTGTTAGACGTAATAGAGGTTCAAAAAGAGTTGGATGCAATGCTCATGTGAAACTAATATTAGAGAACAATAATATGTTTAAAATCTACTACTTTGAAGAAGAACATAATCATATCTTTGTTGAAGATGAAGATATTCATTTCTTGCCGGCTGCCAGAAGTATCGATTAT CATTCAATATTGAAAACAATGTATGGTGGTTTTGGTGAAGTTGGAGCTAGTAAAGTTGATTGTAAGAATTATAGAAGGGATTTGAATCTTTACATCGGAGAGTATGATGCAGAAATGGTAGTTAGGCGTCTTATTAGGAAGAAAGAATGTTGTCCTGGTTTCacatgtgattatgttattggtgaagatagaagattgaaaGGGCTTTTCTGGGCTGATGAGCAATCAAAGAAAAATTATACAGTGTTTGGTGACATATTTGGTTTTGATGCTACTTATAAATCAAACAA GTATGATTTGGTTTTTGTACCATTTACTGGTATTGATAATCATTTTAGGAATGTCACATTTGGTGGTGCATTACTTGGTTCGGAGACTGCAGATTCGTATAGATGGCTTTTAAGATGCTTTGTTAATGCTTTTGGAAGTGAGCCTAACGTTGTTGTTACTGATCAAGTTGCTGCAATGAAGAGAGCTATTAAGGATGTACTTCCAAGAAGTAGGCATAGGTTATGTATGTGGCATATATGGGAAAAATTGAAGACAAAG GTTGGTCCTGTTTTGTCAGCAAACACTGATTTTAATACAAGAATGACTCATGTTGTTTGGAATGATACTATTATTCCAGAAGATTTTGAAACTGAGTGGCATTCAATAATGTCTACTTTTGGATTGGAAAATCATGAGTGGTTAATAGACATGTACGATCTTCGATTTGATTGGATTCCTGCTTATTACCATGGAGAGGATTTGGCTGGGCTTATGCGTACTACGTCAAGATGTGAAAGCGAGAATTACTTCTTTGGTCAGATTTGCAATCCAAGATGTACACTTGTTTAA